The following proteins are encoded in a genomic region of Gadus macrocephalus chromosome 19, ASM3116895v1:
- the tnni4a gene encoding LOW QUALITY PROTEIN: troponin I4a (The sequence of the model RefSeq protein was modified relative to this genomic sequence to represent the inferred CDS: substituted 1 base at 1 genomic stop codon), which yields MSEGXKKSKYSATRRLLLKGKLLRKAEALLIVEQTTKAAEREAKLKENCPPLKLSGLTVEDLQALLKTMHKQIDVLDEDRYDHEVKVAKNENEIQVLTHKVRELKGTKRPNLKRVKKTGDLVLSGAKLPAKSDFKVALKTVKKDEEKKEEVTDWRKNVEAMSGMDGRKKMFTAAQ from the exons ATGTCGGAGGGGTGA AAAAAATCCAAATACTCGGCAACGAGAAGACTTCTATTGAAG GGCAAGCTATTGAGGAAGGCCGAGGCCTTGCTGATTGTTGAGCAGACAACCAAGGCTGCTGAGAGAGAAGCAAAGCTTAAGGAGAACTGTCCGCCCCTCAAACTATCTGGCCTCACTGTGGAGGACCTGCAG GCGCTCCTCAAGACCATGCACAAACAGATTGACGTCCTCGATGAAGACCGGTACGACCACGAGGTGAAGGTTGCCAAGAATGAGAACGAG ATCCAAGTGCTGACCCATAAGGTCCGGGAGCTGAAGGGGACGAAGAGGCCCAACCTGAAGAGGGTGAAGAAGACCGGGGACCTGGTGCTGAGCGGGGCCAAGCTGCCCGCCAAGTCGGACTTCAAGGTCGCGCTGAAGACGGTGAAGAAGGACGAGGAGAAG aaggaggaggtgactGACTGGCGTAAGAACGTGGAGGCCATGTCTGGCATGGATGGGAGGAAGAAGATGTTTACTGCTGCTCAGTAG